Proteins co-encoded in one Medicago truncatula cultivar Jemalong A17 chromosome 8, MtrunA17r5.0-ANR, whole genome shotgun sequence genomic window:
- the LOC120577580 gene encoding uncharacterized protein encodes MLVDREGLWYRVLVARYGEEGGVLKDGGRRASGWWRDLQRVRDGGGGVDGEWFSSCVSKVLGNGGNSTVDEASNLVWHKNVPLKVSILAWRLLRNRLPTKINLAVRGIMVQDAHLCVSGCGMVETVQHLFVSCPIFRNLWQYVRAWIGVSGVDPFDVVDHFVQFSYLLGHAAKKRSFMQLLWLACVWVLWTERNNRQFNNTENTIYQLFVQVQNHSFWWLKAANVVHELGVHNWFACPLPCLGIG; translated from the exons ATGTTAGTTGATAGAGAGGGGTTGTGGTATAGGGTGTTAGTGGCCCGTTACGGTGAGGAGGGTGGTGTTTTGAAGGATGGAGGGCGGAGGGCTTCAGGTTGGTGGCGCGACCTTCAACGCGTGCGTGATGGTGGTGGGGGAGTGGACGGTGAATGGTTTAGTAGCTGCGTCTCCAAAGTGTTGGGGAATG GTGGTAATTCTACTGTCGATGAGGCTTCCAATTTGGTGTGGCACAAAAATGTTCCGCTAAAGGTTTCTATTCTTGCGTGGAGGCTTCTTCGGAATCGGTTGCCAACTAAGATTAACTTGGCGGTTCGTGGGATCATGGTTCAGGATGCGCATCTGTGTGTGTCTGGTTGTGGGATGGTGGAGACAGTTCAACATTTATTTGTTTCCTGCCCTATTTTTAGAAACTTATGGCAGTATGTCCGAGCTTGGATTGGAGTCTCTGGGGTCGACCCTTTCGATGTTGTTGACCACTTTGTTCAGTTTTCTTATCTGTTAGGTCATGCGGCTAAAAAACGTTCTTTTATGCAATTGTTATGGTTGGCTTGTGTGTGGGTGTTGTGGACTGAGCGTAATAACAGGCAGTTCAACAATACAGAAAATACTATTTACCAGTTGTTTGTACAGGTTCAAAACCATTCTTTCTGGTGGCTGAAGGCAGCTAACGTTGTTCATGAGTTAGGGGTTCATAATTGGTTTGCTTGCCCGTTACCGTGTTTGGGTATAGGGTAG
- the LOC120577602 gene encoding (S)-2-hydroxy-acid oxidase GLO1 isoform X2 — translation MVITNVSEYEAIAKQKVPKMIFDHYASGAEDEWTLKENRNAFSRILFRPRILIDVSKIDLTTTVFGSKISMPIMVAPTGQHQMAHLEGECATARAASAAGTIMMFKDRNVATQLVRRAENAGFKAIVLTADSAVFGRREANIKNRFTFPPYVRLKNYEGMGLDRNKDSSPASVINGIYDRSLNWKDVKWLQTITSLPIILKGVLTAEDTRLAIQAGAAGVIVSNHGARQLDYVSATIMALEEVVQAAEGKIPVFMDGGVRRGTDVFKALALGAAGVFIGRPVVYALAADGEAGVRKVFEMLHDELEITMALCGCRSLKDITRDHVVTEWDRPRIAPRL, via the exons ATGGTTATAACAAATGTTAGCGAGTATGAAGCAATTGCGAAGCAAAAGGTGCCGAAGATGATTTTCGACCACTATGCATCCGGGGCAGAGGATGAATGGACTTTGAAAGAGAACCGAAATGCATTTTCAAGGATTCT ATTTAGGCCGCGAATTCTTATTGATGTAAGCAAGATAGATTTGACGACAACTGTATTCGGCTCCAAAATATCAATGCCTATCATGGTTGCTCCTACAGGCCAGCATCAGATGGCTCACCTTGAAG GAGAATGCGCTACTGCTAGAGCAGCATCGGCAGCTGGCACCATCATG ATGTTTAAAGACAGAAATGTGGCTACTCAACTTGTGAGAAGAGCTGAAAATGCTGGTTTCAAGGCAATTGTTCTTACCGCAGACTCTGCAGTTTTTGGTCGCAGGGAGGCTAACATAAAAAACAG ATTTACATTTCCGCCATACGTGAGATTGAAGAACTATGAAGGCATGGGTCTTGACAGG AATAAAGACTCTAGTCCCGCCTCCGTTATTAATGGCATATATGACCGATCACTCAACTGGAAG GATGTAAAATGGCTTCAAACAATAACCTCATTGCCAATCATACTCAAGGGTGTACTTACCGCTGAAGATA CTAGGTTAGCTATACAAGCTGGAGCTGCTGGAGTCATTGTTTCCAACCACGGTGCTCGCCAACTTGACTATGTCTCTGCTACTATTATGGCTTTGGAAGAG GTTGTACAAGCTGCAGAAGGAAAAATTCCTGTTTTTATGGATGGTGGAGTCCGCCGTGGGACAGATGTTTTTAAAGCACTGGCTCTTGGAGCAGCTGGTGTATTT ATTGGAAGACCTGTGGTGTACGCATTGGCTGCTGACGGTGAGGCTGGTGTAAGAAAAGTATTTGAGATGCTTCATGATGAGCTTGAAATAACCATGGCACTATGTGGTTGCCGTTCACTTAAGGACATAACTCGCGATCATGTTGTAACAGAGTGGGACCGTCCTAGAATTGCTCCGAGGTTATGA
- the LOC120577602 gene encoding (S)-2-hydroxy-acid oxidase GLO1 isoform X1 has translation MVITNVSEYEAIAKQKVPKMIFDHYASGAEDEWTLKENRNAFSRILFRPRILIDVSKIDLTTTVFGSKISMPIMVAPTGQHQMAHLEGECATARAASAAGTIMTLATGATFSVEEVASTGPGIRFLQLYMFKDRNVATQLVRRAENAGFKAIVLTADSAVFGRREANIKNRFTFPPYVRLKNYEGMGLDRNKDSSPASVINGIYDRSLNWKDVKWLQTITSLPIILKGVLTAEDTRLAIQAGAAGVIVSNHGARQLDYVSATIMALEEVVQAAEGKIPVFMDGGVRRGTDVFKALALGAAGVFIGRPVVYALAADGEAGVRKVFEMLHDELEITMALCGCRSLKDITRDHVVTEWDRPRIAPRL, from the exons ATGGTTATAACAAATGTTAGCGAGTATGAAGCAATTGCGAAGCAAAAGGTGCCGAAGATGATTTTCGACCACTATGCATCCGGGGCAGAGGATGAATGGACTTTGAAAGAGAACCGAAATGCATTTTCAAGGATTCT ATTTAGGCCGCGAATTCTTATTGATGTAAGCAAGATAGATTTGACGACAACTGTATTCGGCTCCAAAATATCAATGCCTATCATGGTTGCTCCTACAGGCCAGCATCAGATGGCTCACCTTGAAG GAGAATGCGCTACTGCTAGAGCAGCATCGGCAGCTGGCACCATCATG ACACTAGCCACAGGGGCTACTTTTAGTGTTGAGGAGGTTGCTTCAACAGGACCTGGCATTCGTTTCCTCCAACTATAT ATGTTTAAAGACAGAAATGTGGCTACTCAACTTGTGAGAAGAGCTGAAAATGCTGGTTTCAAGGCAATTGTTCTTACCGCAGACTCTGCAGTTTTTGGTCGCAGGGAGGCTAACATAAAAAACAG ATTTACATTTCCGCCATACGTGAGATTGAAGAACTATGAAGGCATGGGTCTTGACAGG AATAAAGACTCTAGTCCCGCCTCCGTTATTAATGGCATATATGACCGATCACTCAACTGGAAG GATGTAAAATGGCTTCAAACAATAACCTCATTGCCAATCATACTCAAGGGTGTACTTACCGCTGAAGATA CTAGGTTAGCTATACAAGCTGGAGCTGCTGGAGTCATTGTTTCCAACCACGGTGCTCGCCAACTTGACTATGTCTCTGCTACTATTATGGCTTTGGAAGAG GTTGTACAAGCTGCAGAAGGAAAAATTCCTGTTTTTATGGATGGTGGAGTCCGCCGTGGGACAGATGTTTTTAAAGCACTGGCTCTTGGAGCAGCTGGTGTATTT ATTGGAAGACCTGTGGTGTACGCATTGGCTGCTGACGGTGAGGCTGGTGTAAGAAAAGTATTTGAGATGCTTCATGATGAGCTTGAAATAACCATGGCACTATGTGGTTGCCGTTCACTTAAGGACATAACTCGCGATCATGTTGTAACAGAGTGGGACCGTCCTAGAATTGCTCCGAGGTTATGA
- the LOC120577452 gene encoding (S)-2-hydroxy-acid oxidase GLO1, whose amino-acid sequence MNVTNVNEYEAIAKEKLSKMFYDYFASGAEDQWTLKENRNAFSRILFRPRILRDVSKIDLTTTVLGLKISMPIMIAPTAGQKLAHPEGEYATARAASAAGTIMTLSSWATSSVEEVASTGPGIRFLQIYLFKDRNMVTQLVRRAKNAGFKAIVLTVDSPVLGRKEAHIKNRFTLPSYVRMKNFEGLDLEKLVKHSAHTSAVNGLYDKSLTWKDVKWLQTITSLPIIVKGVLTAEDTRLAIQAGVAGIIVSNHGGRQLDYVPATIMALEEVVQAAEGRVPVFMDGGVRRGTDVFKALALGASGVFIGRPVVFSLAADGEAGVRKVLKMLHDELEITMALCGCCSLKDITRDHVVTEWDRPRISPRL is encoded by the exons ATGAATGTTACAAATGTGAATGAGTATGAAGCAATTGCAAAGGAAAAATTGTCCAAGATGTTTTATGACTACTTTGCATCAGGAGCAGAAGATCAGTGGACTTTGAAAGAGAACCGAAATGCATTCTCAAGGATTTT GTTCAGGCCGCGGATTCTTAGGGATGTAAGCAAGATAGATTTGACAACAACTGTATTAGGCCTCAAAATATCAATGCCTATCATGATTGCTCCTACAGCCGGCCAAAAGTTGGCTCACCCTGAAG GTGAATACGCTACTGCTAGAGCAGCATCAGCAGCTGGCACAATCATG ACACTATCCTCATGGGCTACTTCAAGTGTTGAGGAGGTTGCTTCAACCGGACCTGGCATTCGTTTCCTCCAAATATAT TTGTTTAAAGACAGAAATATGGTTACTCAACTTGTTAGAAGAGCAAAAAATGCTGGTTTCAAGGCAATTGTCCTCACAGTAGATTCTCCAGTTCTTGGTCGTAAGGAGGCTCACATAAAAAACAG ATTTACACTGCCATCATACGtaagaatgaagaattttgaaggCCTGGATCTTGAAAAGTTGGTTAAG CACTCTGCCCATACGTCTGCTGTAAATGGCCTATATGACAAATCACTCACTTGGAAG GATGTAAAATGGCTTCAAACTATCACCTCATTGCCAATCATAGTGAAAGGCGTACTTACTGCGGAAGATA CTAGGTTAGCTATACAAGCTGGAGTTGCTGGAATCATCGTTTCCAACCACGGTGGTCGCCAACTTGACTATGTCCCGGCAACAATTATGGCTTTGGAAGAG GTTGTCCAAGCTGCAGAAGGAAGAGTCCCCGTCTTTATGGATGGTGGAGTCCGCCGAGGGACAGATGTCTTTAAGGCATTGGCTCTTGGAGCATCTGGTGTATTT ATTGGCAGACCTGTGGTGTTCTCATTGGCGGCTGATGGTGAAGCTGGTGTAAGAAAAGTACTTAAAATGCTTCATGATGAGCTTGAAATAACCATGGCACTTTGTGGTTGCTGTTCACTTAAGGACATAACTCGTGACCATGTTGTCACAGAGTGGGATCGCCCAAGAATTTCTCCAAGGTTGTGA